One region of Coregonus clupeaformis isolate EN_2021a chromosome 31, ASM2061545v1, whole genome shotgun sequence genomic DNA includes:
- the tnfaip3 gene encoding tumor necrosis factor alpha-induced protein 3 isoform X1 — MRLQVLHWYTLHLVNTMSQGQNFLPKFLFVSNLLKAVKIRERVPNDVVKPAASGGLMHHLRGMHRYTLEMIRMSQFPQAFQQVIQAAILDRAMQSSLEQEKKLNWCREVKKMVPLRTNGDGNCLLHAASQYMLGVQDTDLVLRKALHCVLKETDTGNFRARFQTELLQSQGFTQTDLRYSTMNWEEEWEKIIKMASPVSSSNGLQFDSLEDIHIFVLSNILRRPIIVIADQVLRSMKSCSSFSPLNVGGIYLPLHWLPGECYKYPIVLGYDSQHFAPLITIKDSGPEIRAVPLINPGRGGFEELKMHFLMEKEQMQKERLLKDYLMLIEIPVIGLGYDTIRIINAARLDEGNLPEDMNLMEDYLQLVNHEYKRWQEDKDQLWAAQPHRPHPFSVSQLSLIEIRCATPRCTFYVSVDTQPHCHECFEKRQGQPNGRIEAVPTKGGGQACEPECRSRVRTSPPGCRAVYSSPRSVPPPPTAPSLSQYSRTHAMKCKTPDCIFTLSMELDGLCERCFNTRQNAPAAAAAGPLGHPAGNPQVLPLPAHLGWPQWGAGQEQETERCDVCHQKVFRIFNGLCRPCLLRTATERGEDPQPPAAARIEASSGSLWTQPQPRDSERSGTSALNGHTSGRPCKRLGCQFFGTQQNLGFCTICYMDYQTNHLATLHPPPAPIQSHHVSEAGFQNASRCRGPGCGAMGKAMLEGYCNKCYVKEQSSRLSQAATRAPGAHSPPLVMRTAKPERDRTRQNQTQTQATCRRSGCSNISPGCTDLCPECHTRNTRGQRESRRERAGAPKEKTKQRCKTQGCDHYANQEKQGYCNECDLFKQIYWG; from the exons ATGCGCCTTCAAG TTCTGCATTGGTACACGTTACATCTGGTGAACACCATGTCCCAGGGACAGAATTTCCTGCCCAAGTTCCTCTTTGTGAGTAACCTGCTGAAAGCGGTCAAGATCCGGGAGCGGGTGCCCAACGATGTGGTGAAGCCGGCAGCCAGCGGAGGCCTGATGCACCACCTGCGGGGCATGCACCGCTACACCCTTGAGATGATCCGCATGAGCCAGTTCCCCCAGGCCTTCCAACAGGTCATCCAGGCGGCCATCTTGGACAGGGCCATGCAGAGCTCCCTAGAGCAGGAGAAGAAGCTCAACTGGTGCCGTGAGGTCAAGAAGATGGTGCCACTGAGAACCAATG GAGATGGGAACTGTCTTCTCCATGCTGCCTCTCAGTACATGCTGGGGGTGCAGGACACAGACCTGGTCCTGAGGAAGGCCCTGCACTGCGTACTAAAGGAGACAGACACGGGCAACTTCAGAGCTCGTTTCCAGACTGAGCTGCTGCAGTCTCAGGGGTTCACCCAGACTGACCTGCGGTACAGCACCATG AATtgggaggaggaatgggagaaaatcaTCAAAATGGCATCGCCTGTGTCCAGCAGCAATGGGTTGCAGTTTGACTCCCTGGAAGACATACACATCTTTGTCCTCTCAAACATCCTCCGCAGGCCCATCATCGTCATCGCAG ACCAGGTGCTACGCAGCATGAAATCctgctcctccttctctcccctcaacGTGGGGGGCATCTACCTGCCTCTGCACTGGCTTCCAGGGGAGTGCTACAAGTACCCCATAGTGCTCGGCTACGACTCCCAGCACTTTGCCCCCCTCATCACCATCAAAGACAGTGGCCCGG AGATCCGAGCGGTGCCGCTGATCAACCCGGGCCGCGGGGGCTTCGAGGAGCTCAAGATGCACTTCCTGATGGAGAAGGAGCAGATGCAGAAGGAGAGGCTGCTGAAGGACTACCTGATGCTGATTGAGATCCCTGTCATCGGACTGGGCTACGACACCATACGCATCATCAACGCTGCCAG GCTGGATGAAGGGAACCTGCCTGAGGACATGAACCTGATGGAGGACTACCTCCAGTTGGTCAACCACGAGTATAAGCGCTGGCAGGAGGACAAGGACCAACTGTGGGCCGCCCAGCCCCATAGACCACACCCCTTCTCCGTGTCCCAGCTGTCCCTTATCGAGATCCGCTGTGCCACACCACGATGCACCTTCTACGTCTCCGTGGACACCCAGCCACACTGCCATGAGTGCTTTGAGAAACGCCAGGGCCAGCCCAACGGGAGGATAGAGGCAGTCCCTACGAAAGGTGGTGGTCAGGCTTGTGAGCCGGAGTGTAGAAGTAGAGTACGGACCAGTCCCCCTGGCTGCCGGGCGGTGTACTCCAGCCCGCGCTCCGTCCCTCCCCCACCCACGGCGCCCAGCCTCAGCCAGTACAGCAGGACCCACGCCATGAAGTGCAAGACGCCCGACTGCATTTTCACCCTCAGCATGGAGCTCGATGGTCTGTGTGAACGCTGCTTCAACACCCGGCAGAATGCacccgctgctgctgctgctggccccTTGGGACACCCAGCAGGGAACCCCCAGGTCCTCCCCCTGCCTGCTCACCTCGGCTGGCCCCAGTGGGGCGCGGGACAGGAGCAGGAGACGGAGAGGTGTGATGTGTGCCACCAGAAGGTCTTCAGGATATTTAACGGACTGTGCCGCCCATGCCTCCTGAGGACTGCTACGGAGAGGGGCGAGGATCCCCAGCCGCCAGCAGCAGCCAGGATAGAGGCCTCCTCTGGGTCGTTATGGACCCAGCCCCAGCCAAGGGACTCTGAGCGCTCAGGCACCTCGGCTCTCAACGGCCACACGTCAGGCCGGCCCTGTAAGAGGTTGGGATGCCAGTTCTTCGGGACTCAACAGAATCTTGGATTCTGCACCATCTGTTACATGGACTATCAGACCAACCACC TGGCGACCCTTCATCCTCCCCCTGCTCCAATCCAGAGTCATCACGTGTCGGAGGCAGGCTTCCAGAACGCTTCACGCTGTCGGGGCCCGGGCTGTGGGGCCATGGGCAAGGCCATGCTGGAGGGCTACTGCAACAAGTGCTACGTAAAGGAGCAGAGCTCCAGGCTTAGCCAGGCTGCTACCAGGGCTCCAGGCGCCCACTCCCCTCCACTTGTCATG CGAACTGCTAAACCAGAAAGAGACAGAACCAGACAgaaccagacccagacccaggcgACATGCAGGCGAAGTGGCTGCAGTAACATCTCCCCCGGCTGCACAGACCTGTGTCCAGAGTGCCACACACGGAACACacgggggcagagagagagtcgCAGGGAGAGGGCAGGGGCACCTAAAGAGAAGACAAAGCAGCGCTGTAAAACCCAAGGCTGTGACCACTATGCTAACCAAGAGAAGCAAGGCTACTGTAACGAATGTGACCTCTTTAAGCAGATATACTGGGGGTGA
- the tnfaip3 gene encoding tumor necrosis factor alpha-induced protein 3 isoform X2 — translation MSQGQNFLPKFLFVSNLLKAVKIRERVPNDVVKPAASGGLMHHLRGMHRYTLEMIRMSQFPQAFQQVIQAAILDRAMQSSLEQEKKLNWCREVKKMVPLRTNGDGNCLLHAASQYMLGVQDTDLVLRKALHCVLKETDTGNFRARFQTELLQSQGFTQTDLRYSTMNWEEEWEKIIKMASPVSSSNGLQFDSLEDIHIFVLSNILRRPIIVIADQVLRSMKSCSSFSPLNVGGIYLPLHWLPGECYKYPIVLGYDSQHFAPLITIKDSGPEIRAVPLINPGRGGFEELKMHFLMEKEQMQKERLLKDYLMLIEIPVIGLGYDTIRIINAARLDEGNLPEDMNLMEDYLQLVNHEYKRWQEDKDQLWAAQPHRPHPFSVSQLSLIEIRCATPRCTFYVSVDTQPHCHECFEKRQGQPNGRIEAVPTKGGGQACEPECRSRVRTSPPGCRAVYSSPRSVPPPPTAPSLSQYSRTHAMKCKTPDCIFTLSMELDGLCERCFNTRQNAPAAAAAGPLGHPAGNPQVLPLPAHLGWPQWGAGQEQETERCDVCHQKVFRIFNGLCRPCLLRTATERGEDPQPPAAARIEASSGSLWTQPQPRDSERSGTSALNGHTSGRPCKRLGCQFFGTQQNLGFCTICYMDYQTNHLATLHPPPAPIQSHHVSEAGFQNASRCRGPGCGAMGKAMLEGYCNKCYVKEQSSRLSQAATRAPGAHSPPLVMRTAKPERDRTRQNQTQTQATCRRSGCSNISPGCTDLCPECHTRNTRGQRESRRERAGAPKEKTKQRCKTQGCDHYANQEKQGYCNECDLFKQIYWG, via the exons ATGTCCCAGGGACAGAATTTCCTGCCCAAGTTCCTCTTTGTGAGTAACCTGCTGAAAGCGGTCAAGATCCGGGAGCGGGTGCCCAACGATGTGGTGAAGCCGGCAGCCAGCGGAGGCCTGATGCACCACCTGCGGGGCATGCACCGCTACACCCTTGAGATGATCCGCATGAGCCAGTTCCCCCAGGCCTTCCAACAGGTCATCCAGGCGGCCATCTTGGACAGGGCCATGCAGAGCTCCCTAGAGCAGGAGAAGAAGCTCAACTGGTGCCGTGAGGTCAAGAAGATGGTGCCACTGAGAACCAATG GAGATGGGAACTGTCTTCTCCATGCTGCCTCTCAGTACATGCTGGGGGTGCAGGACACAGACCTGGTCCTGAGGAAGGCCCTGCACTGCGTACTAAAGGAGACAGACACGGGCAACTTCAGAGCTCGTTTCCAGACTGAGCTGCTGCAGTCTCAGGGGTTCACCCAGACTGACCTGCGGTACAGCACCATG AATtgggaggaggaatgggagaaaatcaTCAAAATGGCATCGCCTGTGTCCAGCAGCAATGGGTTGCAGTTTGACTCCCTGGAAGACATACACATCTTTGTCCTCTCAAACATCCTCCGCAGGCCCATCATCGTCATCGCAG ACCAGGTGCTACGCAGCATGAAATCctgctcctccttctctcccctcaacGTGGGGGGCATCTACCTGCCTCTGCACTGGCTTCCAGGGGAGTGCTACAAGTACCCCATAGTGCTCGGCTACGACTCCCAGCACTTTGCCCCCCTCATCACCATCAAAGACAGTGGCCCGG AGATCCGAGCGGTGCCGCTGATCAACCCGGGCCGCGGGGGCTTCGAGGAGCTCAAGATGCACTTCCTGATGGAGAAGGAGCAGATGCAGAAGGAGAGGCTGCTGAAGGACTACCTGATGCTGATTGAGATCCCTGTCATCGGACTGGGCTACGACACCATACGCATCATCAACGCTGCCAG GCTGGATGAAGGGAACCTGCCTGAGGACATGAACCTGATGGAGGACTACCTCCAGTTGGTCAACCACGAGTATAAGCGCTGGCAGGAGGACAAGGACCAACTGTGGGCCGCCCAGCCCCATAGACCACACCCCTTCTCCGTGTCCCAGCTGTCCCTTATCGAGATCCGCTGTGCCACACCACGATGCACCTTCTACGTCTCCGTGGACACCCAGCCACACTGCCATGAGTGCTTTGAGAAACGCCAGGGCCAGCCCAACGGGAGGATAGAGGCAGTCCCTACGAAAGGTGGTGGTCAGGCTTGTGAGCCGGAGTGTAGAAGTAGAGTACGGACCAGTCCCCCTGGCTGCCGGGCGGTGTACTCCAGCCCGCGCTCCGTCCCTCCCCCACCCACGGCGCCCAGCCTCAGCCAGTACAGCAGGACCCACGCCATGAAGTGCAAGACGCCCGACTGCATTTTCACCCTCAGCATGGAGCTCGATGGTCTGTGTGAACGCTGCTTCAACACCCGGCAGAATGCacccgctgctgctgctgctggccccTTGGGACACCCAGCAGGGAACCCCCAGGTCCTCCCCCTGCCTGCTCACCTCGGCTGGCCCCAGTGGGGCGCGGGACAGGAGCAGGAGACGGAGAGGTGTGATGTGTGCCACCAGAAGGTCTTCAGGATATTTAACGGACTGTGCCGCCCATGCCTCCTGAGGACTGCTACGGAGAGGGGCGAGGATCCCCAGCCGCCAGCAGCAGCCAGGATAGAGGCCTCCTCTGGGTCGTTATGGACCCAGCCCCAGCCAAGGGACTCTGAGCGCTCAGGCACCTCGGCTCTCAACGGCCACACGTCAGGCCGGCCCTGTAAGAGGTTGGGATGCCAGTTCTTCGGGACTCAACAGAATCTTGGATTCTGCACCATCTGTTACATGGACTATCAGACCAACCACC TGGCGACCCTTCATCCTCCCCCTGCTCCAATCCAGAGTCATCACGTGTCGGAGGCAGGCTTCCAGAACGCTTCACGCTGTCGGGGCCCGGGCTGTGGGGCCATGGGCAAGGCCATGCTGGAGGGCTACTGCAACAAGTGCTACGTAAAGGAGCAGAGCTCCAGGCTTAGCCAGGCTGCTACCAGGGCTCCAGGCGCCCACTCCCCTCCACTTGTCATG CGAACTGCTAAACCAGAAAGAGACAGAACCAGACAgaaccagacccagacccaggcgACATGCAGGCGAAGTGGCTGCAGTAACATCTCCCCCGGCTGCACAGACCTGTGTCCAGAGTGCCACACACGGAACACacgggggcagagagagagtcgCAGGGAGAGGGCAGGGGCACCTAAAGAGAAGACAAAGCAGCGCTGTAAAACCCAAGGCTGTGACCACTATGCTAACCAAGAGAAGCAAGGCTACTGTAACGAATGTGACCTCTTTAAGCAGATATACTGGGGGTGA